One part of the Streptococcus sp. oral taxon 431 genome encodes these proteins:
- a CDS encoding sensor histidine kinase, whose product MIMNQTKILRYSLKKFIFSSIIIFITNIILIASFVFYISKKQTATETVKIISEHITITNNNVHIPENDISSLKEQKLWLMVLDKQTGKQVYEQYKPTEVPSQFDYGDILQFSRYYLSDYPVFSQIKGGYIIVVGFPKDKIARYSFNYLDIDSLRLFPLIAFGVLLFNCLYFAFLYYYGVTHINRKIVPLVTAIQNLPYGLKNPINSISELEYLTTAINQTDTLLKENEVFKEQWISGIAHDIKTPLSVIISNASLLNDSELDTQFKKHIRPILTESYYIQNVLNDLNIVARLSSGHLQLNQTETKIIPFFKDILIHILNQEIWNEFEFEFDYDYSLVNQSIMIEQFLITRVIHNIIYNSVLHNEKGCTIRIHLYKKDTNVIVEIKDNGQGASPEKIAELNELSFKNIDISKIRTTGIGLKISKQIVDLHQGSISFASVQNEFFESIISLPIFNITN is encoded by the coding sequence ATGATTATGAATCAAACCAAAATTTTAAGGTATTCACTAAAGAAATTTATCTTTTCTTCCATCATTATCTTTATTACCAATATTATTCTAATTGCCAGTTTTGTTTTCTACATTAGTAAAAAGCAAACTGCTACTGAGACTGTGAAAATAATTTCTGAACACATTACCATCACAAATAATAACGTCCACATACCTGAAAATGATATTTCTAGTCTAAAAGAACAAAAGTTATGGCTCATGGTATTGGATAAGCAGACTGGAAAACAAGTGTACGAACAGTATAAACCTACAGAAGTTCCTTCGCAATTTGACTACGGGGACATTTTACAGTTTTCTCGCTATTATCTTTCAGATTATCCTGTTTTTAGTCAGATAAAAGGTGGATACATCATTGTTGTTGGTTTTCCAAAAGATAAAATTGCTCGTTATAGTTTTAATTACTTAGATATAGATAGTCTCCGCCTGTTTCCACTAATAGCATTTGGAGTATTGCTTTTCAACTGCCTTTATTTCGCTTTTCTTTACTACTATGGCGTGACGCATATCAATCGTAAAATTGTGCCTCTTGTAACTGCTATTCAGAATCTCCCATATGGTTTAAAAAATCCAATAAATTCTATATCAGAACTAGAATATCTTACAACTGCAATTAATCAAACCGATACTCTACTCAAAGAGAATGAAGTCTTTAAAGAGCAATGGATTTCAGGTATTGCACACGATATCAAAACACCTCTTTCTGTCATCATTTCTAACGCGTCCTTGTTAAATGATTCTGAACTAGATACACAGTTTAAAAAACATATTCGTCCAATATTGACGGAATCCTATTACATCCAAAATGTTTTAAATGACTTAAATATAGTAGCTCGCCTTTCATCCGGTCATCTTCAATTAAATCAGACTGAAACAAAAATTATCCCCTTCTTCAAAGACATTCTCATCCATATTTTAAATCAAGAAATCTGGAATGAATTTGAATTTGAATTTGATTACGATTATTCACTTGTTAATCAATCTATCATGATTGAGCAGTTTTTAATCACAAGAGTTATCCATAATATCATCTACAACTCTGTTTTACATAACGAAAAGGGTTGCACAATAAGAATCCACTTATACAAAAAAGATACAAATGTAATTGTCGAAATCAAAGATAATGGACAGGGAGCTTCACCAGAAAAAATTGCTGAACTTAATGAATTATCTTTTAAAAACATTGATATTTCTAAAATTAGAACGACTGGAATTGGGCTAAAAATTTCAAAACAAATTGTTGATTTGCATCAGGGCTCTATTTCATTTGCTAGTGTCCAAAATGAATTCTTTGAAAGTATCATTTCACTTCCGATTTTCAACATTACCAATTAG
- a CDS encoding IS1182 family transposase: protein MFHKEKPDYNRKQYGFYTIDELVPKDHFLRQVDSKVDFDFIYDLVEDTYSPDNGRPSLDPVMLIKIPLIKCFYGIRSMRQTMKEIEVNVAYRWFLGLTLDDKVPHFTTYGKNYSRRFQDKELISEIFSQVLSQALYAGLIDPSEIFVDGTHIKAAANSHKYRKEMVDQQAKFMSEQLAVEIDLDRKKHEKKSLKPAKESEAKEKKISTTDPECGWFHKGEHKEVFAYSAQVACDKHGWALAYTVEAGNVHDSQAFPALFSKLEPFSPHYIIADSGYKTPAIAHYLLERNIIPVFPYTRPKGVKGNLRPSNFVYDASYDCYVCPENQVLSYRTTTREGYREYKSNPKVCVNCPLLSVCTQSKNFQKVVTRHVWKDALEFCEEIRHQREMKELYKKRKETIERLFGTAKEYHNLRYTREKGKSKMEDQVGLTLACLNIKKLVKWIGNIPFYFSQIQIFEWNIR from the coding sequence ATGTTTCACAAAGAAAAACCTGATTATAACCGTAAGCAATATGGTTTCTATACAATAGACGAATTGGTCCCAAAAGATCACTTTCTTCGACAAGTAGATTCAAAGGTTGATTTTGACTTTATTTATGACTTGGTAGAAGATACCTATAGTCCAGATAATGGTCGTCCTAGTCTTGATCCCGTCATGTTAATCAAAATTCCTTTGATTAAATGTTTTTATGGTATTCGTTCCATGCGCCAAACCATGAAAGAGATTGAAGTAAACGTGGCCTATCGTTGGTTTCTTGGACTGACTTTAGATGATAAGGTTCCTCATTTTACTACCTATGGAAAGAATTACAGCCGTCGTTTTCAAGATAAAGAACTCATTTCTGAGATTTTTTCCCAAGTTCTCAGCCAAGCTTTGTATGCTGGCTTAATTGATCCTTCTGAAATATTTGTGGATGGTACCCATATCAAAGCGGCGGCTAATAGTCACAAGTATCGTAAGGAAATGGTAGACCAACAAGCTAAATTTATGAGTGAACAATTGGCAGTTGAGATTGATTTAGATAGGAAAAAACACGAAAAAAAGTCCTTAAAGCCCGCAAAAGAAAGTGAGGCTAAGGAAAAGAAAATCTCAACGACAGATCCCGAGTGTGGTTGGTTTCACAAGGGCGAACATAAGGAAGTATTTGCCTATTCTGCTCAAGTTGCTTGTGATAAGCATGGTTGGGCCTTAGCTTATACAGTTGAAGCAGGAAATGTTCATGATAGTCAGGCTTTCCCTGCCCTATTTTCAAAGTTAGAGCCATTCTCGCCCCACTATATTATTGCGGATTCAGGTTACAAGACCCCAGCTATTGCCCATTATTTATTAGAGCGAAACATCATTCCTGTCTTTCCTTATACTCGTCCAAAGGGAGTAAAGGGGAACTTAAGACCTAGTAATTTTGTTTATGATGCAAGTTATGACTGTTATGTCTGTCCAGAGAATCAAGTATTAAGCTATCGTACAACCACTCGAGAAGGCTACCGTGAGTATAAGAGTAATCCTAAAGTATGTGTTAACTGCCCCCTATTATCCGTTTGTACCCAAAGCAAGAATTTTCAAAAAGTAGTAACGAGACATGTCTGGAAAGATGCCCTTGAATTTTGTGAGGAGATTCGTCACCAAAGAGAAATGAAAGAGCTCTATAAGAAGCGCAAAGAAACAATTGAACGGCTCTTTGGAACGGCTAAGGAATACCATAATTTGAGATACACTAGAGAGAAAGGAAAGTCCAAAATGGAGGATCAGGTTGGGCTTACTTTGGCGTGTTTAAATATCAAAAAATTAGTGAAATGGATAGGGAATATCCCTTTTTATTTTTCTCAAATACAGATTTTTGAATGGAATATCAGATGA
- a CDS encoding type II toxin-antitoxin system RelB/DinJ family antitoxin, translating to MSQIAVRVDDDLKKEATAIFNELGLDMSTAVKLFLKQSVLTKSIPFKLALDEYSKDEVEQAKKDIQRLVNEKSEVVKLDFKRKEDVDVFFND from the coding sequence ATGTCACAAATTGCTGTTAGAGTAGATGATGATTTAAAAAAAGAAGCAACTGCGATTTTTAATGAATTAGGTTTGGATATGTCAACTGCTGTAAAATTATTTTTAAAACAAAGTGTTTTAACAAAAAGTATTCCCTTTAAACTTGCTTTAGATGAATATTCAAAAGATGAAGTAGAGCAAGCAAAGAAAGATATTCAAAGGTTAGTAAATGAAAAATCAGAAGTTGTAAAACTTGATTTTAAAAGAAAAGAAGATGTTGATGTATTTTTTAATGATTAG
- a CDS encoding sensor histidine kinase, translated as MGTKKSLTYLISKFAILELFFVLFMSLFSYMPLNVLINTGVVYPANYAERHSDTVKYEFQKENWEIDKIPFFYEYQLRDNGEIIENTIDERYNQKISEALQEGKSSKEHIIGSDVFKAFKNGNKDLIIKYKISAIPTNPNVYKIIGNFELVYFTSMFCLWLIGFIYLISNLTRKLRSEIRKISKANENIEKLQLEFEREYSDYTEISGVLDSIDSMARSLKASLEKQWNMQMTQKEMIQSITHDVRTPITLIKGNIELLKEDQENVLERAEDALNGVERLESFLKKLNDFSDLMEAPKEVVSKEVLDDWIKIVTSICKLKGFSLSILSHDASNIKLDKNSISIALQNLVNNAIENSSVGSTIFIGFYDDIDDYTIVVRDQGDGFNDDILYDLREKYVSTKMYDNNIHGLGLSIVTKILETNKGQLLLNNYDGQGNGAEVKMVFKK; from the coding sequence ATGGGAACTAAAAAAAGTTTAACCTATTTAATTAGTAAATTTGCAATTTTAGAATTGTTTTTTGTACTATTTATGAGTTTATTTTCCTATATGCCTCTAAACGTCTTAATTAACACTGGGGTAGTATATCCTGCAAATTATGCTGAAAGACATTCTGATACAGTAAAATATGAGTTTCAAAAAGAGAATTGGGAAATTGATAAAATACCATTTTTTTATGAATATCAATTAAGAGATAATGGAGAAATTATAGAAAATACGATTGATGAACGCTATAATCAAAAAATAAGTGAGGCATTGCAAGAAGGAAAATCTTCAAAGGAACACATAATAGGTTCAGATGTATTTAAGGCTTTTAAAAATGGTAATAAAGATTTGATCATAAAATATAAAATTAGTGCTATACCTACCAATCCAAATGTATACAAAATAATTGGAAATTTTGAATTGGTGTATTTTACAAGCATGTTTTGTCTGTGGCTAATTGGGTTTATTTATTTAATAAGTAATTTGACAAGGAAATTAAGGAGTGAAATTAGAAAGATATCCAAGGCTAATGAAAATATTGAAAAATTACAATTAGAATTTGAAAGAGAGTATTCTGATTATACAGAAATTTCAGGAGTGTTAGATTCTATAGATAGTATGGCAAGGAGCTTAAAGGCATCATTAGAAAAACAATGGAATATGCAGATGACACAAAAAGAAATGATTCAATCGATTACTCATGATGTGAGGACTCCGATTACTCTAATTAAGGGGAATATAGAATTATTAAAAGAAGATCAAGAAAATGTTCTTGAAAGAGCAGAAGATGCTTTAAATGGAGTGGAGAGATTGGAATCTTTTCTAAAAAAACTAAATGATTTTTCTGATTTGATGGAAGCTCCAAAGGAAGTTGTATCAAAAGAAGTTTTAGACGATTGGATAAAAATTGTGACTAGTATTTGTAAACTTAAGGGTTTTAGCTTGTCAATTCTTTCACATGATGCAAGTAATATTAAATTAGATAAAAATTCAATTTCTATTGCGTTACAAAATTTAGTAAATAATGCAATTGAGAATTCTTCAGTGGGTTCAACTATATTTATCGGTTTTTATGATGATATAGATGATTATACTATTGTTGTCAGGGATCAAGGCGATGGATTTAATGATGATATTCTTTATGATCTAAGGGAAAAATATGTATCAACAAAAATGTATGATAATAATATACATGGTTTGGGACTTTCAATTGTTACGAAAATACTTGAAACTAACAAGGGACAATTGTTACTAAATAATTACGATGGTCAAGGTAATGGTGCTGAAGTTAAAATGGTATTTAAAAAGTAA
- a CDS encoding response regulator transcription factor, whose product MNLLIIDDDKDLLRLLELTFKKEYNVDLCDSAEKIVPEQLVKYNLIILDVMMDKMDGFEFLSRYRELIDAPIILLTAKSFEKDKIEGFALGADDYVTKPFSVSEIRARVAAHIRRENRDKHSRIIDYPISCDLLSKKIYFKEDEITLTKSEYEICELLLKNRNQVFTKEKIYTTIYGYDAEGDSSTSITERIKKIREKFAGFHIDPVKTIWGVGYQWELKKV is encoded by the coding sequence ATGAACTTATTAATCATAGATGATGATAAAGATTTATTACGACTTTTAGAGTTGACTTTTAAAAAAGAATATAATGTCGACCTTTGTGATTCAGCTGAAAAAATTGTTCCTGAACAGCTGGTTAAATATAATTTGATTATTCTTGATGTCATGATGGATAAAATGGATGGATTTGAGTTTTTATCACGATATAGAGAATTGATAGATGCACCGATTATCTTGTTGACGGCTAAAAGTTTTGAAAAGGACAAGATAGAGGGATTTGCCTTAGGCGCAGATGATTATGTTACAAAGCCATTTTCTGTATCTGAAATAAGGGCGAGGGTTGCAGCACATATTAGAAGAGAAAATAGAGATAAGCATAGTAGAATAATTGATTATCCAATTTCTTGTGACTTATTGTCTAAAAAAATATATTTCAAGGAAGATGAAATTACTCTTACCAAAAGTGAATATGAAATATGCGAATTACTTTTAAAAAATAGAAACCAGGTTTTTACTAAAGAAAAGATTTATACAACAATTTATGGATATGATGCTGAAGGTGATAGTTCAACTTCTATTACAGAAAGAATAAAAAAAATAAGAGAAAAATTTGCTGGATTTCATATAGATCCAGTTAAAACTATTTGGGGAGTAGGTTATCAATGGGAACTAAAAAAAGTTTAA
- a CDS encoding lantibiotic ABC transporter permease produces MYNMISSYWLRSRRTPVRLMTFLCPILFSLIYGIYSINSKGLIGKEMGVFFCTYIILANFSMCFYIPMIYEVDKVAGNFANDLRTGISRNKIFFSKSIYISILLFIIEFISILVMILIGFGKVEFNYISTVLCFLIGTIMLMPMIPVYQFLSLKLGFSGSILIGIFLTLSGILLGTTELGGNIWYLLPFVWPIKLIFAYTSHEVTSHVILMFLALSVIITVLFIGVFNIWYNRWDGINKMEE; encoded by the coding sequence GTGTATAATATGATATCATCATACTGGCTTAGAAGTAGAAGGACACCAGTAAGACTAATGACTTTTTTATGCCCAATCCTATTTTCTTTGATTTATGGTATTTATTCGATTAATTCAAAAGGATTAATAGGGAAAGAAATGGGAGTGTTCTTTTGCACATATATAATTTTAGCAAATTTTTCAATGTGTTTTTATATACCAATGATATATGAGGTTGATAAGGTAGCTGGGAATTTTGCAAATGATTTAAGGACTGGGATTAGTAGGAATAAAATATTCTTTTCTAAATCTATTTATATCTCTATATTACTATTTATAATTGAATTTATATCTATCTTGGTAATGATATTAATAGGGTTTGGAAAAGTTGAGTTTAATTATATAAGTACAGTTTTATGCTTTTTGATTGGTACAATTATGCTGATGCCAATGATTCCTGTTTATCAATTTTTAAGTTTGAAATTAGGTTTTTCTGGTAGTATACTAATCGGAATTTTTTTAACATTATCAGGTATTTTGTTAGGTACCACAGAATTAGGCGGTAATATTTGGTATTTATTACCTTTTGTTTGGCCGATAAAACTTATTTTTGCTTATACAAGTCATGAAGTTACAAGTCATGTTATTTTGATGTTTTTAGCATTATCAGTAATTATTACTGTATTGTTTATAGGCGTATTTAATATTTGGTATAATAGATGGGATGGTATTAATAAAATGGAGGAGTAG
- a CDS encoding lantibiotic ABC transporter permease, which translates to MKEKRSANLKLGIIVPIIFVLFNIAMISLMGESPEGKSYILATSFNWYPLLILPIVLSLLVVNINGKEKSEHIVLQKSKNLSFTKIELAKNIIIVAELFIILLISTILIFTVAIFFLGEKISLSQLIIATICLFIGSLPIVALSFLIYGLTKKKAVLILLNFVLTFPSAVIAVTKNWILFPWSYNLRMLSPVVGVHPNGTFLETGSTLMNMDATYLGLILSIAVYVVVLTLSLLINNKRSK; encoded by the coding sequence ATGAAAGAAAAAAGATCTGCTAACTTAAAGTTAGGAATTATTGTGCCGATAATTTTTGTTTTATTTAATATAGCTATGATTAGTTTGATGGGGGAAAGCCCAGAAGGAAAAAGTTACATATTGGCAACTTCTTTTAATTGGTATCCACTTTTAATTCTCCCAATAGTTTTGAGCTTACTAGTTGTGAATATAAATGGTAAAGAAAAGAGCGAGCATATTGTTTTACAAAAAAGCAAAAATCTAAGTTTTACAAAAATAGAATTGGCAAAAAATATTATTATTGTAGCTGAATTATTTATTATTCTACTAATATCAACAATATTAATATTTACTGTTGCGATATTTTTTCTAGGTGAAAAAATATCGCTAAGTCAATTAATTATAGCTACTATTTGTCTTTTTATTGGAAGTTTACCGATTGTTGCTTTATCTTTTTTGATATATGGACTTACAAAAAAGAAAGCTGTTCTTATATTGTTGAATTTTGTGTTGACATTCCCATCGGCTGTGATTGCAGTAACAAAAAATTGGATTTTATTTCCATGGTCATATAACTTGCGAATGCTTAGTCCAGTTGTTGGAGTACATCCAAATGGTACTTTTCTTGAGACTGGCTCTACACTAATGAATATGGATGCAACATACTTAGGATTGATTTTAAGTATTGCGGTCTATGTAGTCGTATTAACATTAAGTCTTCTAATTAACAACAAAAGGAGTAAATGA
- a CDS encoding lantibiotic protection ABC transporter ATP-binding subunit, which yields MEIMLETRNLTKKIKEQMVLENISIKAEKGKIYGLLGPNGAGKSTLLKIITKVMNCTSGDIFFEGKSMCTQDLKKVGAIIEHPAIYPNLTAYENLEVLTVLLNIDKRRIDYVLKTVGLENTNKKLVKNFSLGMKQRLGIAMTLINNPELLILDEPTNGLDPLGIQELREMIKEFSKKGITVIISSHILSEIQQIADRIGIINNGHLIYEANNSDEMDLEKLFLEMIKKDVKNND from the coding sequence ATGGAAATTATGCTTGAAACAAGAAATTTAACAAAGAAAATCAAAGAACAAATGGTACTTGAAAATATATCAATTAAAGCAGAAAAAGGAAAGATATATGGACTATTAGGACCGAATGGTGCTGGGAAATCAACGCTATTAAAAATAATTACTAAAGTTATGAATTGTACATCAGGGGATATTTTTTTTGAAGGAAAAAGCATGTGTACACAAGATTTAAAAAAAGTTGGAGCTATCATAGAGCATCCTGCCATCTATCCAAATTTAACAGCATACGAAAACTTAGAAGTTTTAACAGTATTATTAAATATTGATAAAAGAAGAATTGATTATGTGTTAAAAACAGTTGGGTTAGAAAACACAAATAAAAAATTGGTAAAAAATTTTTCATTGGGGATGAAACAAAGACTTGGAATTGCAATGACACTAATAAATAATCCAGAATTATTGATACTTGATGAACCAACTAATGGACTAGATCCTTTGGGAATTCAAGAGTTAAGAGAAATGATAAAAGAGTTTTCTAAAAAAGGGATTACAGTCATTATTTCAAGTCATATTTTGAGTGAGATTCAACAGATAGCAGATAGGATAGGGATTATTAATAATGGGCATCTCATTTATGAAGCTAATAATTCTGATGAGATGGATTTGGAAAAATTGTTTTTAGAAATGATAAAAAAGGATGTGAAAAATAATGATTAG
- a CDS encoding DNA adenine methylase produces the protein MSTYVEPFIGGSAILFHLQPNKAIINDYNQELLKDFR, from the coding sequence ATTTCTACTTATGTAGAGCCTTTTATTGGTGGTAGTGCAATATTATTTCATCTTCAACCAAATAAGGCGATTATCAATGACTATAATCAAGAATTGCTGAAGGATTTTAGATAA
- the rplS gene encoding 50S ribosomal protein L19, whose protein sequence is MNPLIQSLTEGQLRTDIPSFRPGDTVRVHAKVVEGNRERVQIFEGVVIARKGAGISENYTVRKISNGVGVERIFPIHTPRVEKIEVVRYGKVRRAKLYYLRALQGKAARIKEIRR, encoded by the coding sequence ATGAATCCATTAATCCAAAGCTTGACTGAAGGTCAACTTCGTACTGATATCCCATCATTCCGTCCTGGTGACACTGTTCGTGTACACGCGAAAGTTGTCGAAGGTAACCGTGAACGTGTTCAGATCTTTGAAGGTGTTGTTATTGCACGTAAAGGTGCTGGTATCTCAGAAAACTACACAGTTCGTAAAATCTCTAACGGTGTAGGTGTTGAACGTATCTTCCCAATCCACACTCCACGTGTTGAAAAGATCGAAGTTGTTCGTTACGGTAAAGTACGTCGTGCGAAATTGTACTACTTGCGTGCTCTTCAAGGTAAAGCAGCTCGTATCAAAGAAATCCGTCGTTAA
- the crcB gene encoding fluoride efflux transporter CrcB, protein MVIMYLALACGVGALVRYFLSTLNQERVLPLGTLLANLLGCFLIGLFYNYVEDKELYAILATGFCGGLTTFSTLNDELQKLLTDKKIFYRYFLLTYLGGLVAIFLGILL, encoded by the coding sequence ATGGTAATCATGTATTTAGCACTTGCTTGTGGCGTTGGAGCGCTTGTTCGTTATTTCCTTTCTACCCTCAATCAAGAGAGAGTTTTACCATTAGGAACACTTCTAGCAAATCTTTTAGGTTGTTTTTTAATTGGTTTATTTTACAATTATGTAGAAGATAAAGAGCTCTATGCTATTCTTGCTACAGGCTTCTGTGGAGGTCTAACCACTTTTTCAACCTTGAATGATGAACTCCAAAAACTCTTAACTGATAAGAAGATCTTTTACAGATATTTTCTCTTAACCTACTTAGGTGGTTTAGTTGCAATTTTTTTAGGAATTTTGCTATAA
- the crcB gene encoding fluoride efflux transporter CrcB, with protein MKKEQFYPLGIFLAAMLGGLVRYLISKWLPTSPAFPWGTLVVNYLGIFCLVYLVKGYLVYKGSSKGLILALGTGFCGGLTTFSSLMLDAVKLLDTGSYPSLIIYLVLSIGGGLLLAYCLGRKKW; from the coding sequence ATGAAAAAAGAACAATTTTACCCACTAGGAATCTTTCTAGCTGCCATGCTAGGAGGCCTTGTCCGTTATTTGATTTCCAAATGGTTGCCAACCAGTCCAGCTTTTCCATGGGGGACACTAGTCGTCAACTATCTAGGAATTTTCTGTTTAGTCTATCTTGTCAAAGGTTATTTGGTTTATAAGGGGAGCAGTAAGGGTCTGATTTTAGCACTTGGAACTGGCTTTTGTGGCGGTTTGACGACTTTTTCTAGCCTCATGTTAGATGCCGTAAAATTGCTGGATACAGGTTCTTATCCAAGTCTGATAATCTATCTAGTTCTGAGCATTGGTGGAGGGCTTTTATTGGCTTATTGTTTAGGGAGGAAGAAATGGTAA
- a CDS encoding chorismate mutase, with product MDLDIIRQEIDQIDDQIVKLLEERMHLVEGVVAYKKASGKPILDTKREEAIFEKVRSRVSNKKYEETIVATFSDILKRSRDYQDKNIK from the coding sequence ATGGATTTAGATATTATTAGACAAGAAATCGATCAAATTGATGATCAAATCGTGAAGCTCTTGGAAGAAAGAATGCATCTTGTGGAAGGCGTAGTTGCTTATAAAAAGGCTTCAGGAAAACCGATTTTGGACACTAAAAGAGAAGAAGCTATCTTTGAAAAAGTCAGAAGTCGTGTCAGCAATAAAAAATACGAAGAGACAATTGTCGCGACTTTTTCAGACATTCTCAAACGTTCGCGCGATTATCAGGATAAAAACATCAAATGA
- a CDS encoding flavodoxin, with the protein MALAKIVFASMTGNTEEIADIVADKLRELGLEVDVDECTTVDASDFLEADIAIVATYTYGDGELPDEMMDFYEDLADLNLSGKIYGVVGSGDTFYDEFCKAVDDFDRVFVATGAEKGSECVKVDLSAEEEDIERLEQFAEELAAKVG; encoded by the coding sequence ATGGCATTAGCAAAAATTGTATTTGCCAGTATGACCGGTAATACCGAAGAAATTGCAGATATTGTAGCAGATAAATTGCGTGAGTTGGGCTTAGAGGTAGATGTTGATGAATGTACAACTGTTGACGCATCTGACTTTCTTGAAGCAGATATCGCAATCGTTGCGACCTACACATATGGTGATGGAGAGTTACCAGATGAGATGATGGACTTCTACGAAGACCTAGCAGATCTTAATTTGAGTGGCAAGATCTACGGTGTGGTAGGATCAGGCGATACTTTCTACGATGAGTTCTGTAAAGCTGTTGATGACTTTGATCGTGTATTTGTGGCAACAGGAGCTGAAAAGGGATCAGAGTGCGTCAAAGTGGATCTCTCTGCAGAAGAAGAAGATATCGAACGCTTGGAACAATTTGCAGAAGAATTGGCTGCTAAAGTAGGATAA
- a CDS encoding DHH family phosphoesterase, with translation MEICHQILGKIKAYDTIVIHRHMKPDPDALGSQVGLKALLEHHFPEKKIKVVGYDEPTLTWLTKMDQVEDKDYQGALAIICDTANTARIDDKRYINAETIIKIDHHPNDEVYGDLVWVDTNSSSASEMIALFAEATNLELSDYAAKMLCAGIIGDTGRFLYPSTSARTLRIASKLREHNFDYAELARKMDTMSFKIAKLQGYVYDHLEVDENGVARVILTQEILKTYQVTDAETAAIVGAPGRIDTVNLWGIFVEQADGHYRVRLRSKFVPINGVAKEHDGGGHPLASGANSYSLEENEVIYQKLKNLLKK, from the coding sequence ATGGAAATTTGCCATCAAATTTTAGGAAAAATTAAAGCATACGATACCATTGTCATTCACCGTCACATGAAACCCGATCCTGATGCCTTAGGAAGTCAGGTTGGACTCAAAGCACTTCTGGAACATCATTTCCCAGAAAAAAAAATCAAGGTAGTCGGTTATGATGAACCTACCCTAACATGGCTTACAAAGATGGATCAGGTAGAAGACAAAGATTATCAAGGAGCGCTTGCTATCATTTGTGATACAGCAAATACTGCTCGTATCGATGATAAACGTTATATCAATGCTGAAACCATTATTAAAATTGACCACCATCCAAATGATGAAGTATACGGAGATCTTGTTTGGGTAGATACCAACTCGAGCAGTGCCAGTGAGATGATTGCTCTCTTTGCTGAAGCAACTAATCTTGAATTATCTGACTATGCAGCTAAAATGCTATGCGCTGGAATTATTGGCGATACCGGCCGTTTCCTTTATCCGTCTACTTCTGCTCGTACCCTTCGAATTGCTAGTAAACTAAGAGAACATAACTTTGACTATGCTGAATTAGCACGTAAAATGGACACCATGAGCTTTAAAATTGCTAAACTTCAAGGTTATGTCTATGATCACTTAGAAGTTGATGAAAACGGTGTTGCGCGTGTCATTCTGACTCAAGAAATTCTAAAAACATATCAAGTAACAGACGCAGAAACAGCAGCCATTGTTGGCGCTCCAGGACGTATTGATACTGTTAACCTTTGGGGAATATTTGTGGAACAAGCAGATGGCCACTATCGCGTTCGACTTCGCAGTAAATTCGTTCCAATCAATGGTGTTGCAAAAGAACATGATGGTGGAGGTCACCCACTTGCAAGTGGTGCTAACTCCTATAGCCTAGAGGAAAATGAAGTCATCTACCAAAAATTAAAAAACTTACTGAAAAAATAG
- a CDS encoding type B 50S ribosomal protein L31 codes for MKKDIHPEYRPVVFMDTTTGYQFLSGSTKRSNETVEFEGETYPLIRVEISSDSHPFYTGRQKFTQADGRVDRFNKKYGLK; via the coding sequence ATGAAAAAAGATATCCATCCAGAATATCGCCCAGTTGTCTTCATGGACACAACTACTGGTTACCAATTCCTTAGCGGTTCAACAAAACGCTCTAACGAAACTGTTGAGTTCGAAGGCGAAACTTACCCATTGATCCGTGTGGAAATTTCATCAGACTCACACCCATTCTACACTGGACGTCAAAAGTTCACTCAAGCAGATGGACGCGTGGATCGTTTCAACAAAAAATACGGTCTCAAATAA